The Halalkalibacter krulwichiae genome has a segment encoding these proteins:
- a CDS encoding GTP cyclohydrolase II, with product MNPIHNILEQKIEIIHQKGSHDLALVGPIQLPVQLGTNEVSFQWYTWLSLRDFPSDKEQLLKALPTANLAESQQSSVFVYGDFSSADQSFIRFHSICHTGDIFGSKRCDCGYQLQQSLKMIVENGSGALFYLANHEGRGIGLFSKSLAYLLQQEGFDTVEANELLGFEDDQRSYEEAIEVLKTFRSKPVSLITNNPNKVTSLREAGMIVDQSVPLWGAVSEHNKKYLQTKIEKSGHMKGLETSFLS from the coding sequence ATGAATCCAATTCACAACATCTTAGAACAAAAGATAGAAATTATTCACCAAAAAGGCAGTCATGACCTTGCTCTAGTAGGACCTATTCAACTTCCTGTTCAACTAGGAACAAATGAAGTGAGTTTTCAATGGTATACATGGTTATCCTTGCGTGATTTTCCATCAGATAAAGAACAATTGCTTAAAGCTCTACCTACAGCCAATCTGGCTGAATCACAGCAATCTTCTGTTTTTGTTTACGGTGATTTCTCAAGTGCAGATCAGTCTTTTATCCGATTCCATAGCATCTGCCATACAGGTGATATATTTGGAAGTAAACGTTGTGACTGCGGATATCAATTACAGCAATCATTAAAGATGATAGTTGAAAATGGAAGTGGTGCACTTTTCTATTTAGCCAATCATGAAGGTCGAGGAATTGGTTTGTTCTCGAAATCATTGGCGTATCTTTTACAACAAGAGGGATTTGATACGGTTGAAGCAAATGAATTATTAGGTTTTGAGGATGACCAGCGTTCATATGAAGAGGCGATTGAAGTCTTGAAAACATTTAGATCGAAACCGGTTAGTCTTATAACAAATAACCCTAATAAGGTAACATCCCTACGTGAAGCCGGTATGATTGTTGATCAATCTGTTCCATTATGGGGAGCTGTATCTGAGCATAATAAGAAATATTTACAAACAAAAATAGAAAAGTCAGGACATATGAAAGGTTTGGAGACTAGTTTTCTAAGTTAA
- a CDS encoding FAD-dependent monooxygenase has product MHLDTDVCIVGGGPAGVLLGYLLAQKGISTIVLERSNGGKREFRGEHISAETEKLLKEHLLFEKIEAKGILRMNKVEYFDHGQIVRTIVPKLGEEHVGIHVPQSHLLSAVVKESKGFDNYQLFLNTAVTDLIQDEKGTYRGVKAKKNGEELTIYCSIIVGADGRFSTVRKLANISTNHLSHGYDVLWAKIPTPSNWEATTRMLLVDGHQLALFTQTGGFIQIGWNIKEGSFPELKKQPLEPLLEPLVNNFPELNKAVSRHLQSWKNFVCLKVESSRSETWVKDGLVIIGDAAHTMTPTGAIGINCAMKDAHVLAPILLDAIAKKETSAKWLKRFERVRRAEIEIQQSKQIENELSFIKQFAQTSGF; this is encoded by the coding sequence ATGCATCTAGATACGGATGTTTGTATCGTAGGCGGGGGACCTGCTGGAGTCTTACTCGGATATCTTCTTGCTCAAAAAGGGATATCTACTATAGTTCTAGAGCGTTCTAATGGTGGAAAAAGAGAGTTCAGAGGCGAACATATTTCTGCTGAAACAGAAAAGTTATTGAAAGAACATCTATTATTTGAAAAGATCGAAGCTAAAGGAATCCTAAGAATGAACAAAGTAGAATACTTTGATCATGGTCAAATTGTAAGAACGATTGTGCCGAAATTGGGTGAGGAACATGTTGGAATTCACGTTCCACAGTCTCATTTATTGTCAGCCGTTGTTAAAGAATCAAAAGGTTTTGACAACTATCAATTGTTCTTGAATACAGCAGTTACAGATTTAATTCAAGATGAGAAGGGTACGTATAGAGGAGTCAAAGCTAAGAAAAATGGTGAAGAACTTACAATATACTGTTCAATTATTGTAGGTGCAGACGGTCGTTTTTCGACAGTTCGGAAGCTTGCAAACATATCGACAAATCACTTATCTCATGGATATGATGTCTTATGGGCAAAGATACCTACCCCGAGTAATTGGGAGGCAACTACAAGAATGCTACTTGTTGATGGCCATCAATTAGCCTTATTTACACAAACGGGGGGATTCATTCAGATTGGATGGAATATTAAAGAAGGCTCATTTCCAGAACTGAAAAAGCAGCCCCTTGAACCTTTGTTGGAACCGCTTGTTAATAATTTTCCAGAGTTAAATAAAGCAGTCTCACGGCACTTGCAATCGTGGAAAAACTTTGTTTGTTTAAAAGTAGAAAGCTCTCGTTCTGAAACATGGGTGAAAGATGGTTTAGTCATCATTGGTGATGCAGCCCATACGATGACACCAACTGGGGCAATAGGAATCAACTGTGCAATGAAGGATGCTCATGTTTTAGCACCGATTCTTCTAGATGCCATAGCAAAGAAAGAAACTTCTGCAAAATGGCTTAAAAGATTTGAACGAGTGAGAAGAGCGGAAATTGAAATTCAACAAAGTAAGCAAATTGAAAATGAACTTTCCTTTATTAAGCAATTTGCCCAAACTTCAGGTTTTTGA
- a CDS encoding GNAT family N-acetyltransferase produces MEVTIEKIEKETAWEIRHKVMWPEKDLTYIKLTDDELGIHYGLIKENKVISVISLFINKEEAQFRKFATLQSEQAKGYGSLLLENTIVEAKKFGVKKIWCNARKNKVDFYKKFGLVETEINFTKGGKSYVIMEKEFGNK; encoded by the coding sequence ATGGAAGTTACAATCGAAAAAATAGAAAAGGAAACGGCTTGGGAAATAAGGCATAAAGTTATGTGGCCTGAAAAGGACCTCACCTATATTAAGTTAACAGATGATGAACTAGGGATTCACTATGGCTTAATTAAAGAGAACAAAGTGATTTCGGTCATTTCACTCTTTATTAATAAAGAAGAAGCTCAATTCAGGAAGTTTGCCACCCTTCAGTCCGAACAAGCTAAAGGGTATGGAAGTTTACTATTAGAAAATACAATTGTAGAAGCAAAGAAATTTGGCGTGAAAAAAATTTGGTGTAATGCAAGAAAGAATAAGGTTGATTTCTATAAGAAATTTGGTTTAGTAGAAACTGAAATCAATTTTACGAAAGGTGGAAAATCCTATGTTATTATGGAAAAAGAATTCGGAAATAAATAA
- a CDS encoding DUF2254 domain-containing protein — protein MKSHPVFLILRAQFWFIPGVYGLMSILFAIFSIYLDFTFHFNWLPNALLVNLALAQTLLSTIVSSLLTMTTISFSTIMVVLTTYLSQFSPRTMQDFITDVYTQRILGVFIGGFVYSLVLLLLLRDSNHEQLFISPTVAVLYAIICVGYFVFFVHHVGRWIQVSNLIHHITRSTIESIHENYEEAEDQPADEPWKDWESEDVKLVDPYHIHSYVSGYLLVVELDELIKQAKDDDVIVKIEVGVGDYIEVGTIILSIWGERDKIDPSDYVKKLHVAEERATIQDIDFGLTKLVEISLRALSPGINDPNTAISGIRALARILTVLARKNLHRSYYNDSYQSLRVIVKQRQFKDYLYKCYYQIRQPGTEDVSVLAAIIDSLQTIAAQNDQQVKETIWEFSKYIQEGIKKEEMLDLDRTYLNEKLQKLAIQTNQGSHFIPM, from the coding sequence ATGAAATCTCATCCCGTATTTTTAATATTACGAGCACAATTTTGGTTTATCCCAGGAGTCTATGGGCTAATGTCTATCTTGTTTGCTATATTCTCTATTTATTTAGATTTCACTTTTCATTTTAACTGGTTGCCAAATGCATTACTTGTTAACCTTGCTCTTGCGCAGACCTTACTAAGTACAATTGTTTCTTCACTTTTAACAATGACTACAATCTCTTTCTCAACTATAATGGTCGTATTAACCACTTATTTATCACAATTTTCTCCACGAACAATGCAAGACTTTATAACAGATGTTTATACACAACGTATACTTGGTGTATTTATTGGCGGTTTTGTTTATTCACTTGTTTTATTATTGCTTCTACGGGACTCAAATCATGAGCAACTATTCATCTCTCCAACGGTAGCTGTTCTGTATGCTATCATATGCGTCGGATATTTTGTCTTTTTTGTTCATCATGTTGGTAGATGGATTCAAGTAAGTAATTTGATTCATCATATTACTCGGAGTACGATTGAATCAATTCATGAAAATTATGAAGAAGCCGAAGATCAACCTGCAGACGAGCCTTGGAAAGACTGGGAGAGTGAAGACGTTAAATTAGTAGATCCATACCACATTCATTCTTACGTTTCAGGTTACTTGCTTGTAGTAGAACTAGATGAGTTAATTAAACAAGCAAAAGATGATGATGTCATTGTTAAAATTGAAGTTGGCGTAGGCGATTATATAGAAGTAGGGACGATTATTCTTTCAATTTGGGGCGAAAGAGATAAGATTGACCCTTCTGATTATGTAAAAAAGCTACATGTCGCTGAAGAACGAGCGACTATACAAGATATTGATTTTGGTCTTACGAAATTGGTAGAAATCTCCTTGCGCGCTTTATCTCCTGGAATCAATGATCCAAATACTGCCATTAGTGGGATTCGTGCATTGGCAAGAATTTTAACCGTTTTAGCTAGGAAGAATTTGCACCGTTCTTATTACAACGATTCTTACCAATCCTTGCGAGTCATCGTCAAACAGCGCCAGTTCAAAGATTATTTGTATAAATGTTATTACCAAATACGTCAACCTGGTACGGAAGATGTATCCGTCCTCGCAGCGATTATCGATTCTCTTCAAACAATTGCTGCTCAAAATGATCAACAAGTAAAGGAAACGATTTGGGAGTTCTCAAAATACATTCAAGAAGGAATCAAAAAAGAAGAGATGCTTGATCTTGACCGAACGTATTTGAATGAAAAACTTCAGAAATTAGCAATACAAACTAATCAAGGAAGTCATTTTATACCAATGTAA
- a CDS encoding CoA-binding protein yields the protein MSMENPTNEEIKTLLHQSKRIAVVGLSENPERTSHMVSEAMQNAGYEIIPVNPTAKEVLGMKAVSSLKEIEGAIDIVNVFRRSEYLPEVAKEAIEVGAKAFWAQLGVENQEAYDLLKEHDIQTVMNRCIKVEHAKWK from the coding sequence ATGAGTATGGAAAACCCTACAAATGAAGAAATTAAAACACTTTTACATCAAAGTAAACGTATAGCAGTGGTTGGATTGTCTGAGAATCCTGAACGAACATCACATATGGTATCTGAAGCGATGCAAAATGCAGGGTACGAGATTATTCCCGTAAATCCTACTGCGAAAGAAGTACTAGGAATGAAAGCAGTAAGCTCACTGAAAGAAATTGAAGGTGCTATTGATATTGTAAATGTTTTTAGACGTAGTGAATATTTACCAGAAGTCGCGAAGGAAGCCATTGAAGTAGGGGCAAAAGCCTTTTGGGCACAACTTGGTGTAGAAAACCAAGAAGCGTATGATTTACTAAAGGAGCACGATATTCAAACGGTTATGAACCGCTGTATTAAAGTTGAGCACGCTAAATGGAAGTAA